DNA sequence from the Hemibagrus wyckioides isolate EC202008001 linkage group LG20, SWU_Hwy_1.0, whole genome shotgun sequence genome:
TGAAGAATCCTAACAAGATTTGAGGTTCATGATGCTCAGTGTTAACCCTGTTCAATTCCTGAAAGCTGACTGGCCAGAGATTGgccatgtttctttcttttttttttactatttcagTCATGATCAAATATCCACATACAGGTAAAGTATCAGGCACCATCTAACCATTgcattgttaattattttcctataatgcATCATTGAACCATATGTTTTGATACTgacatattatactttattattgTATCATATAATGCAATTTTATATGTATAGTATTGTTAttgtgaatatttaaaaaaaaaccattatTACCCTGCATTTTCAACGcactccccgtgcttggtgggtttcctctgggtgctccggtttcctcccacagtccaaagacatggttatagactgattggagtctctaaattgcccgtagtgtgtgattgcgtgagtgaatcagtgtgtgtgtgtgtgccctgtgatgggttggcactccgtccagagTGTATCCTGCCCTGATGCCCAATGATGCCTGAGATCGGAAtagataatgaaatgaaatgaaattttcaATGCATTGTTTTagtacacttcagtacagtTGAGTatcttatttacatttaaagaaaaatcttACCACTGATCACGTAGATACAAATGTAACGCAAACTCTCTGAAGATTTCTTCTATAATCTGTGGGCTACACCCATGCAGGAGTTCATGTGTACTTTAGATAGTTGAACGTGTTTCAGCTCCTCCCATCTACTGACAGCTGATAAACCCAGCAAGCTCCAGCAAGAAAATACATTCAGTAACAGATTCTCCAAAACTATTGTTTCTAGTGAAGAGCTATGGACATCCCCAGCACTTTACTTTTGTTGGGTTTAGTAACAGCTCTGTTAATATTGCTCAGATGGAGGAACAAGCCAAACAATCTTCCTCCTGGACCTACAGCTTTGCCTCTAGTTGGAAACATTCTCACCATGGACAACCGTGCACCCTTTAAAACCTTTCTAAAGGTAAGCCAGACTTTATATTCAGGACTGCAATGTATTTTCCACATACTTTACATTATTTGGCGGCACAGTGAGCATTCATAACAAATCATAGGATTTGGAGAATTGTTTTACTGGAACTAGCACTGAGGGAGGAGTTATGACAGGCTTATGCATGTTTATGTCAAAACATGTGAAGTAGCATATTAGATTAGgttacattagattagatttaacattattgtcattgcacacaTTACAAGGCAAAGAAATGCATACGGActaaattcatatttatatatgtatattcatatataatatataatgtataagaaATCAAACCTCCATAGCTCCAAGTTTAACAATCACATTTTTCCAAGATGGCGCTGCATGAGTGGCAGCCAGTCACAGCAGCTCTTCTCTGCTATTTTTGgtttcatttaatgtttttttgtattcttaTGCACTTTATCAAACTCCCAtgctacaactacacaactaagGGGACCAAGTTGGTTACTTTTGCAGTATGCCTTGTACTCTTTTTTGGACTATTTAGACCCCCTCTAAGTCGCGCCAGTGATTCCTTCAGAGATacggagaaggagaagaggctGCAGAGCAACCGGGAGTGTAGCTTTATGTTTTTTACTGAGACGTGGCTGAGTAATCTTACATCATACTCTATGGTAACTCTGGATGGCTTGAAGATTGTACGGGCGGACAGGAAAGTTGCGGAGAGCGGTAAGAGGAAAGGAGGGGGTCTGAAGTGCACCAAAGACATTGAGCTGCTCACCGTCAGCATTCGGTCATATTACCTTACGAGGGAGTTTTCACACGTTTTCGCGATCAATGTGTCCGTACCTCCTTCAGCCGATTCCGCCGCTGCTTGTGATCTATTATACAGTGTAACACAGACCCGCAGTCTCTCCTTCTCATTTCTGGTGACTTCAACCATGCCTGTCTATCTTCCACTCTTCCCACATTCACACAATCCGTTCAATGCTATACCATTATGTTTAATCTGAGCCTCAGTCTGGAGAATGCTGTGGAAGACTTCCTGTGTGGTTCCAGTACCAAAGACTGCACACCCCAGGGAATTGAACCACTTCAGACCTGTTGCCTTAACCTTGACCATGGAGAGGATCATCCTCTGTCACCTCTGTTCCTTAGTGTGCACAGTGCTCGACCCactgcagtttgcatatcggCCTGGCATCGGTGTGAATGGCACAGTGATCTGCCTGCTGCACCGGGCACTGACTCCCCTGGAGTCTACCGGAAGCACTGTGAGAGCCAGTGTTTTCAACACAATTCAGCCAGCACTGTGGTGTGGGAAGCTTGATGGGGCTGGATGATCACCTGGCTGCATGGACAAtcgactattattattattattattattattattattattgttattatttggtCACCAGAACTGGACTTGAGAAGCACTGCAAAAAATCTATCTGGTGCTAACGCTAACATTGATAATGTCAGTGCCAATTGATAATGCCAATGTATACTGTTCTGAAAACTGACATCCATTAATGTTATCGTAATTTTGGCGGATCCTTTGCTCTTGACATGTTGTGCTTTTGACTTTTTGTGACTCTGATACACCACTTTTCTGAACCCTTGCTAACATTCAAGCAGCAAAAAGGTAAACATTAAATAAGCAGAGTATGTAGTTGGAAAGCACTGTTCTAATATACATCTCCTTCTACAGTGGAGTAAGACGTATGGTCCCGTGATGACTGCGTATTTGGGACCCCAGAGAGTCCTTGTCCTGGTGGGTTAtgacacagtgaaggaggccCTTGTTGACAACGCGGATGATTTCGTTGGCAGAGCCCCAGTTCCTTTTGCGTTTAGAATTCTGAAAGGATATGGTaagaaagtaaacaaaatgATAGTTTCATATTAGACATATTCAAGACTATACGACGACATATTACATACATAGAGCTTGAAaagttattgttttatacagaTCAGAAAGGATGTTATTCACAAACTAGCTATTTATTCAGAAGCTCCTATATTACAAGAGAAAAAATTAAAGTTGTAATAATGTGCAAACTGTGTAGTATCTAGCCAAAAATGTACTCAAGTGAAAGGAAATAATGGTTTGCTTTGAAAGTAGAAAGGAAATATTTTTAACTGACAAAACCATTATTATTTGTAAAGTGATGtttattacttattaaaaaCACACTGCAAGATGATTGAAAGTCAGTATGCATTCATTCTCTGTAAGTTTGCTGATCATATGCATTGATTGGGTCATGTTCCTAACCTTCTGCTCATCTCTCAGGGCTTGTTATCAGTAACGGAGAGCGTTGGCGTCAGCTCAGGAGGTTCTCGCTCACTACACTGAGAGACTTTGGGATGGGACGCAAGAGGATGGAGAGCTGGATACAGGAAGAGAGCAGACACTTGCAGGAAATCATCAACAAAACAAATGGTGAATGGCTTAATTCATATCACTTTCAACGAACCAAAAGATTCTGATTTAGTGGATAAAAGAATGCACAGAAGCTGTGAATGTGATTTATTAGTAGTTTAAGGTAATGAAAGTTTAAGCAGAAGCACAGATTTATTACTACCTGTCACAGAAAAAGAGTTTCACTGTTAACCAGCAGCATTTTAACCCTTTAAGCCTTTTTATAGCTGAGGTtaatttacagttttattaaaaGTTGTATTTGTTCATAGATGTGGTTCTTTAATTAGTCAGCTAGCTGTTATTCAGGAAATAGTATTGTGGGTAGTTTAAATACTACAGGGCATGCTgatagaggaaaataatcaacagtggaGAGGTGAGACCATGTTACCACCCCAATGTTTCTCATTTATCAAATAACAAACGTGTTTTGTTCCTCTGCAGTGAGTAAAAGAATGTCAAAGAATGACACGTCATACTTTTTACCAGTTGATaagcattttaaataaataatgtgattatgtatatttattcatcATTATGCTCAGGCTCAGGTTGAATATGTGCTGAAAAACTGCACACAGCTGAGTAGCACATCCTCTGAGTACCCTGGGGCCTGTAGCCTTACATAGCCTTGCAATGCACAAAAAATCAAACCaatctttttaaaatatgtttatttccTATATAGCTTCTCCATTTGACCCTATGTTCAACCTGAGCAGAGCTGTGTCCAACATCATCTGCGCACTGGTGTTTGGCCAGCGCTTCAGTTATGAAGACAGTCAATTCCTGCGTCTGCTCCAGATCATCTCCAGTGTACTGCAGTTTGGAAGCAGCTCATGGGGACAGGTGAGTGACGATGTAGACTTCCAAAACATTGCTGCAATCATCATTCTTCAACCAGACACCAGGTCTCCCATATCCAAGTTAAATGGTCCAGTGAAAGTTATTTTTATGCTTTGTGTGTAGCTACATGTTCTCTGCTCAGAGTGGAGACCCAAATaggttatatttatattatgttaGTGCGGTAGAGGTTCAAATAATGACTGATATGACATAATTATATACAGGGTGTGGCAAAATGATCTGACACATTTAAAAGcgaaatgaaaaatgtgtttttattttccaattgTACATATAAtgccattttgtttaatttcgTTTTAAAAATGGGTGCCGTTATTGTCCACACACTGTCGAAGGCGTTCACGAAAGTTGTCCATAACTCGACGGGTCATTTCATGTGGAATGGCAGCAATTTCGTGACGAATATCACGAATATCATGTTTTTAGGGCAGTTGTTTATAgactattaaaagaaaaatctggTAACTTGTGAGGTGTGAACTATTGTACATGCCAGAAAATGCCATAATCTGAATGAagagtgtttaatatgaatatcTTCTACCATAACTGGATTAGAGACACTACCTCTGAATATGGACTTGCTTGAACAGAGTTTTGAAACTTTCCCTGTTTTGTATTTTACAGTTGTATAATGTCTTTCCATGGCTGATTGAGCGACTTCCTGGTAAGCACCTCAATGTTATTGACCAAGTGGAAGAAGTCAAGGCTTTTTCTAGACGCAAAGTACAAGAGCATAAAGACAGTTTGGATCCCGACAACCCACGAGACTTCATTGACTGCTTCCTTATCCGACTCAACGAGGTAAGCAAAGCTTTTTACTACTTTGGTCTGGACTGATTACGGGCACTATTCAGAGTTGGGTTACTTGTGTGCATTGAGTTATTTCAAACTAAGATTTAACTTAAAACATAAGCACTGTTCAAGTTGTCCAAGAGTTACGCATGTAATCTGGTATGCTTAGGTACGCTTAATTCAGACCGTAGGCTGCTTTTAGATATTGGCTTAAGTGATgccaacacaacacattaaattaaaattagttTTTCGGCAGTACGTGGCTGTTACACATGCACAGcactataaataaattaatgctaTAATTGTTTCAAAATGCATTAAATGAATTTTTTCACACACAGGCCCATTAaggaatctttttttctttttatttatttatttatttttttttatagataaatagttcaaataaaaccaaataaagGAAGCCATAAGTGTAGCAAATGAATGCTTTGTTACTTCTCGGTTACTCTTTAAACCTTGAGCATGTTTTCTGTACAAGAGAATACATTAAATTCACAAAAACAATGGCATTATCTTATTATAACAAATCAAATTGATGTATTAAAAGTGTGGGAAAATAGCCTACATCTACACAGACATTATGATTTCATGATCTTTTAGAAGAGTTAGGGTCTTGTAAGGGAACATGGTGGTCCAGGATGTCCCCCGTCTTGTTCCCTGTGTCCGCTTGGATAAACTCCAGGTTCCCAGTGACagtacagaaataaatatagaataaatgTTATAGAAAATGCATGGAAGTATAGTCTCATAGCAACACTGAGATGTGTGCACAATTAACACACAATCTGTccaatgtataaaaaatataaatcgaTTAACAATATGTCAATTAGGCAGCAATATATTGACAGCTTTctgaatttatttctatttaatttgtttattttacagtatatgCTGTTTTGTTATTCACACTGCATAAGTcttacattatttttcattcttgcttcttttttttttattttaattttgtacatttgactgcaaagtaaaaaaaacttttccggtccgtattttctatccctgattttatttcatttttaaaggaaattcCTAGTGTTTAGACTAGTAGACTAGGTGCTATTGAAAATCCTTTTCCAAAAAATGCTGCTAATAAGAAAAATCTGGAAACTTCAGAGGTGTGAACTACTGTACATTGTATAATCTGAATGAAGCGCCCAGAAAAATGGTGTTTTGCTGAATATTAATATCTACTGTAAGTTCTGGACA
Encoded proteins:
- the LOC131371174 gene encoding cytochrome P450 2C15-like, with the protein product MDIPSTLLLLGLVTALLILLRWRNKPNNLPPGPTALPLVGNILTMDNRAPFKTFLKWSKTYGPVMTAYLGPQRVLVLVGYDTVKEALVDNADDFVGRAPVPFAFRILKGYGLVISNGERWRQLRRFSLTTLRDFGMGRKRMESWIQEESRHLQEIINKTNASPFDPMFNLSRAVSNIICALVFGQRFSYEDSQFLRLLQIISSVLQFGSSSWGQLYNVFPWLIERLPGKHLNVIDQVEEVKAFSRRKVQEHKDSLDPDNPRDFIDCFLIRLNEEKDNPNTEFHFDNLIATLFNLFLAGTETTSTTIRYALMLLIKHPEIQTRMQKEIDAVIGRERSPSMEDRKSLPFTDAVIHEVQRYVDLVPLNVPHYATHPIKFRGYTIPKGTIILPLLHSVLRDEEHWEKPWTFNPKHFLDTDGNFKKNPAFMPFSAGKRSCVGESLARMELFIFLVSLLQHFTFTTPGGPESLDITPEISGFANLPRKYQLIATPR